The following coding sequences lie in one Halomonas sp. 'Soap Lake #6' genomic window:
- a CDS encoding sarcosine oxidase subunit delta, whose amino-acid sequence MFYIYCPYCGEHREEEEFHPKGQAHLERPKEPEACSDEEWGDYLFFRDNPRGVHHEMWVHAVGCRKFFNVTRHTVSYEILETYKMGEQPSITADSQNQPREAAAVSHQEGVRA is encoded by the coding sequence ATGTTCTATATCTACTGCCCCTACTGCGGCGAACACCGTGAGGAAGAGGAGTTTCACCCCAAGGGCCAGGCGCATCTTGAACGCCCTAAGGAGCCCGAGGCGTGTAGCGACGAAGAGTGGGGGGACTACCTTTTCTTCCGCGACAACCCCCGTGGTGTGCATCACGAAATGTGGGTGCATGCGGTGGGTTGCCGAAAATTCTTCAACGTAACGCGCCACACGGTGAGCTACGAGATTCTCGAGACCTACAAAATGGGCGAGCAGCCGTCGATTACTGCTGATAGCCAGAACCAGCCTCGCGAGGCTGCAGCGGTTAGTCATCAAGAAGGAGTGCGGGCATGA